One genomic window of Desulfobulbaceae bacterium DB1 includes the following:
- a CDS encoding phosphoenolpyruvate--protein phosphotransferase: protein MNGAGREDKTAEFFGIGVSPGIVIGRALLARCGGAVQKREIGGAEVPQEQQRFREAVARAEEKLLRLRDHISAVLADYGAIIDSHLLMLRDRFLYERTLEIIDKERANAEWALEKALAHVEKLFARMDDAYIRARFDDVRHAVEGIFAELSGTEKLPALNGGKVVLVARDFSPEDILHMRGNSVGFLAAMGGETSHAAIVARTLGIPAVVGVKDIAAGVHDGDLLILDGSTGRVFINPSVDLISRYQERQSHLRRYSLEAAGHAHLRSETVDGMRVNVEANLESGDEISQAFQCGAAGVGLFRSEYLYLAADHLPDEETLLDAYRDLLSLAAPFPVTIRTLDVGGDKLFVGQGKGAAVKRCKAGERCREANPALGLRAIRYSLREPAIFTTQLRALLRASTAGNLRILFPMISSYCELIQVKEIIARLREDLRGQGIPFDENVKFGIMVEVPSAVAVADTLAREVDFFSIGTNDLIQYALAIDRGNEQVAHMYEPLHPAVLRMISHVVQSGHRGGIEVGICGEMAGQEKYLPVLLGLGLDSFSMHPPAIPFIKKMIRKSRSDEVEELAAQLLASSSSIEARKCLQRYLADHHPELVKDNAGGE from the coding sequence ATGAACGGGGCCGGGCGCGAGGACAAGACGGCGGAGTTTTTCGGCATCGGAGTCTCGCCGGGAATCGTCATCGGCCGGGCTTTGCTTGCCCGATGCGGGGGTGCCGTCCAGAAGCGGGAAATAGGAGGTGCCGAGGTTCCGCAGGAACAGCAGCGTTTCCGTGAGGCCGTTGCCCGAGCGGAAGAAAAGCTGCTCCGGCTGCGGGATCATATTTCCGCTGTTCTCGCCGACTACGGTGCCATCATTGACAGCCATCTTCTCATGCTGCGGGACAGATTTCTTTATGAGCGGACGCTGGAAATCATCGACAAGGAAAGGGCGAACGCCGAGTGGGCTCTGGAAAAGGCCCTTGCCCACGTGGAAAAGCTTTTCGCCCGCATGGATGATGCCTATATCAGGGCCCGCTTTGATGATGTGCGCCATGCGGTTGAGGGAATATTTGCCGAACTGTCCGGAACGGAAAAGCTGCCTGCCCTGAACGGCGGAAAAGTGGTTCTTGTTGCCCGGGATTTTTCCCCGGAGGATATTCTGCACATGCGCGGAAACAGCGTTGGTTTCCTTGCCGCCATGGGCGGGGAAACGTCTCACGCCGCCATTGTGGCGCGCACCTTGGGAATACCCGCAGTGGTCGGGGTCAAGGATATTGCCGCCGGGGTTCATGATGGTGATCTGCTTATTCTGGATGGTTCCACCGGCCGTGTTTTCATCAATCCCTCCGTTGATCTGATATCCCGTTATCAGGAACGGCAGAGTCATCTCCGGCGTTACAGTCTTGAGGCGGCGGGCCATGCTCATCTGCGTTCCGAAACCGTTGACGGCATGCGGGTAAACGTTGAGGCGAACCTGGAAAGCGGTGACGAAATCAGTCAGGCTTTTCAGTGTGGCGCCGCCGGTGTCGGACTGTTCCGAAGTGAATATCTCTATCTGGCGGCAGACCATCTCCCTGATGAGGAAACCCTTTTGGACGCGTATCGCGATTTGCTGTCGCTGGCCGCGCCGTTTCCGGTGACGATCAGAACCCTTGATGTCGGGGGCGACAAGCTGTTTGTCGGGCAGGGAAAAGGAGCGGCCGTGAAACGATGCAAGGCTGGCGAGAGATGCCGGGAGGCAAACCCGGCCCTCGGACTGCGGGCTATCCGCTATTCACTGCGGGAGCCGGCCATTTTTACCACCCAGCTCAGGGCGCTGCTCAGGGCAAGCACCGCTGGGAATCTTCGCATTCTTTTCCCCATGATATCCTCGTACTGTGAACTGATACAGGTAAAGGAAATTATTGCACGATTGCGGGAGGATTTGCGAGGGCAGGGCATCCCTTTTGATGAGAATGTCAAGTTCGGCATTATGGTGGAGGTGCCGAGTGCGGTGGCGGTGGCGGATACCCTGGCGCGGGAGGTTGATTTCTTCAGTATCGGCACCAATGATCTTATCCAGTATGCCCTGGCCATTGACCGGGGCAATGAGCAGGTTGCCCACATGTACGAGCCTCTGCACCCGGCGGTGCTGCGGATGATCAGCCACGTTGTGCAATCCGGTCACCGGGGCGGTATCGAGGTCGGCATCTGCGGCGAGATGGCCGGACAGGAAAAGTATCTTCCCGTGCTGCTTGGGCTGGGGCTGGATTCCTTCAGCATGCACCCCCCGGCCATACCTTTTATAAAAAAAATGATCCGTAAAAGCCGGTCGGACGAGGTGGAAGAGCTGGCGGCACAATTGCTGGCAAGCTCCTCCTCCATCGAAGCGAGAAAGTGTTTGCAACGTTATCTTGCCGATCATCATCCTGAGCTGGTGAAGGACAATGCTGGGGGCGAGTAA
- a CDS encoding thiamine-phosphate kinase, translating into MKQYVFFVASCLCVTKMTFYEFIKLNFFCFFSRPSMTHLAERKIIEQIARQQRTSDRLVKGIGDDCAVVAGADGIVDLWTMDTLIESVHFDLSWHPPQLLGRKAVSVNVSDIAAMGGTPRFALFALGLPSACTKEVVDRLLDGVFTALSDYDVVLAGGDTVFSPERIMLTITICGEMAGKDVCYRDSALPGDEVWVSGHLGNAACGLELCRRHMQHDHRYVQLVNAHCDPVPQVVLGRLLAGSGLIHAMMDLSDGLATDLAHVCKASNVGAEIEADQVPLAAPLITAAESLGVAALDFALSGGEDYQLVFTVPGENRAALEKLCAQHGRPIFRLGKIVDGTKVFLHQDGQRRDITFSGYEHRF; encoded by the coding sequence TTGAAACAATATGTTTTCTTTGTTGCTTCGTGTCTCTGCGTTACGAAAATGACTTTTTACGAATTCATTAAACTCAATTTTTTCTGTTTTTTTTCAAGGCCGTCCATGACGCATTTGGCTGAAAGAAAGATTATTGAACAGATCGCGCGGCAGCAGCGAACATCCGACCGGCTTGTCAAGGGCATCGGCGATGACTGCGCCGTTGTTGCCGGAGCGGACGGAATTGTTGACCTGTGGACCATGGACACGCTGATCGAGTCGGTGCATTTTGATTTGTCCTGGCATCCCCCGCAATTGCTGGGACGAAAGGCGGTGAGTGTCAACGTGAGCGATATTGCCGCCATGGGCGGGACACCACGTTTCGCCCTTTTTGCCCTGGGCCTGCCCTCCGCCTGTACCAAGGAGGTTGTCGACCGGTTGTTGGATGGTGTTTTTACTGCCCTCTCCGACTATGACGTGGTGCTGGCGGGTGGGGACACCGTTTTCTCCCCGGAGCGAATCATGCTGACCATTACCATCTGCGGTGAAATGGCCGGAAAAGACGTCTGTTATCGGGATAGCGCCTTGCCGGGTGACGAGGTGTGGGTGAGTGGCCATCTCGGCAATGCCGCTTGCGGTCTGGAACTGTGTCGACGGCACATGCAGCATGACCATCGCTACGTCCAGCTGGTGAACGCCCATTGTGATCCCGTTCCACAGGTTGTCTTGGGCCGGCTGTTGGCCGGCAGCGGGCTCATCCATGCCATGATGGATCTTTCCGACGGTCTGGCCACGGATCTTGCCCATGTGTGCAAGGCAAGTAATGTCGGCGCGGAGATTGAAGCGGATCAGGTGCCGCTGGCAGCCCCCCTGATCACGGCTGCGGAGTCCCTCGGGGTTGCCGCGCTTGATTTCGCCCTGTCCGGCGGTGAAGATTATCAGCTTGTCTTTACCGTGCCCGGCGAAAACAGGGCAGCCCTGGAGAAATTGTGCGCGCAGCATGGCCGGCCGATTTTCCGGCTGGGAAAAATTGTCGACGGCACCAAGGTTTTCCTCCACCAGGACGGGCAGAGACGGGACATCACCTTCAGCGGCTATGAACACCGGTTTTAA